The genomic stretch GGAAGCCATGGGGCAGCCTGCTGTGTTCCTACCACAGCCAGGCAAGTACAAGCTAAAGGAGGGTATGTGAGATTTTAGGAACTGGGCCCCAACAGTTCCATTCTCAGCTGAACCCACGAAGTGCCACCACACAGCACTCCGGGCCTGGCCACCTTCCTTCGCCCTCCCTGAGCTTGTCGTGTTGAAGCCAGTCAAGAGGTCTGTAGTGCTTTCCTCAGAAGCTTCCGTCCTCAGTGGCTTCTCGGAGGCCTGATCTTgaactccacctgcccctccgTGGCCCCCACAGGCCTTCTGGACTGAGAGGTACCAGGGAGGGGCCAGCATAGGTCAGCAACTCCGAAGCTGCCAGGTGGCAGTGGCCCTGTCACAGGCTGTGGGCAGGGGTCCCAGGGAGGGTCACGCCTACTGGAGGGTGCAGGCAGAGTCCCCaggacagcaccagcagcaggagcaagcCGAGGCGGCCACGGGCTTCGGGGGAATGAGGTCTAAGTCCTCGTCATCAGGAATCTCATCCAGGTGGTAGCCATCCTGGAGCAGCTGCCGGCTCACGTCCTGGTTCACCTGCTAAGAGTGGAGGAGGGAAGCATAAGCCAGGGAGCAGGCCTGCATCCCGCTGTGACCACTAGGACATCCTGTCCACACGGCCCTGGGCTGCAGGAGAGGGACacccaggagctccagctggcACTGTCCAGGCTGcaatgcccaccccacccccaccactgaGCTATTCCACTGAAGAACCCTGGGCTGCTGATGGCAATATCACAGTACCCCTACCATCCCAAGTGGGGGGTCAAAATGGCCTCCTTCAAGGCTGAGGCAGACAGAATGGGCTGGATCGTGTTCCAGCAGAGTGGGCTGGGGTGCTGTGCGCACTGCCTGTTTCACATTGTTCTTCCAGGCCGGTGGCGCTGTGGCCTCCCCTGTGCAGGGTGGAACCAGTCAGCCTAGTTTgagcaggagggaaaaaaaaatgtagctttcCTGTGGCCCAGGCACAAGACTGAACAATCTCAGACACTCAGAAATCCAAAGTCCAGCAGAAGACAGGAAACAGCCCGTCTGAGCAGCCCTGCCCGAATTCCCAAAGGAGGGATGACACAGGAGACACAAACTAGCCCTGAAGGAACACAGCCTGGTGGCACAGGGGCAGCAGCGGGCCAGGAAAGCCGACCCCAGATGCCTGGGAGACTGGCAGCACACAGCTGGGTACCCAGACCTGAGTCTCggctccaccccccccccccagcttcctgctaacgtgtccTGGGGGGCCAGCAGGTTgcacacccaggtgggagattcagagttcccatctcccagctttggcctggcctgccttTGGCTGccgtaggcatctggggaataaaccaagtGATAGGAgatgtgtggatgtgtgtttgAACGTTTCAGATAACTtttcaaaacaactgaaaagtTGCTAGGGTTACTGTGTGCTGCTGGAAGGCAAGCCTAGGCCTTGTCAGTCCAGGCTGCATTTGGGAATAGCTGTGATGAACAAGGCTTGTCCACCTCCAAAGAGGGACTGTGTGACTACGAGGGGAAGGGGGGTTGGCAGTGGAAGTGGTGAGCACCCCATTACAACAAGCACTCAAGTGGATGGGAAGGTTCCTAAGGTGCGGCCTGGATACTGACAGCCCTGAGGGTTTTTCCACAGCCTTCCTCGGTGTCTTATACCTCTGCTGGGGTAAGAAGGCAGAGTGGAGGACTGGAGAACAAAACGGAAGCCCTGGGACAGTGCCGTGGGCACACCGGCAGGCACCACACAAGCCCCTGGCAGTGGCGGTGCCCCCCGCAGCAGGGCGCCCCGGACTTGCCTCTGAGGAGGAGTACCCGGATGAGCATCTGGATCCCAGCTCCCCGTCGCTACAAGAGGAGACAGTTCACGGTGGGCAGCGGGCAGGAGGAGTGGTGGGGGCAGCCCAGACCGCGCCCCGCGGACACCCATGGGAGCAGGGACGAtcctacccacaccctccccgCACCGTCCTGCAGGAGCTCAGCCACTCTGGCCCGGGCGCGCCAAGGCGGCGACAACCAAGCCCGAGGGACGCAGACGACCACTCACCTGTCCGAGTCCAGGGACACCAGGTTTTCATCCGGACACTGGCTCAGAGCCGTGTAGCCCTTGTTAAACTTCACGGGCCTGGCGAGGGCGAGATGGGGGGGCGGAGGCCAAGCGCAGATGAAATCGCCGGCCTTTCCTCTGGGGAAGCCAGAGGCCTCGTCTTCCCGGGAAAAGGACCCACTCCCGGAGATCCAGCCTCCTGGATGAGGCCCTCCAGctcaccccctcccaccccacacccccgcCTCACTTAGGTCCTCCCGCAAATGTGTCAAACGCATGCAACCGGACTTGCTCCAGCCCCTAAGACGCCCGGGCCTCCACGCCCCTCCCTGGCCGGCGGCAGCCGGACACCCCCGCCCGAGCCGGGCCCGCCGAGACCTTCTCCCTGCAGAGTCGGGCCGTCCCGCCGGGGCCCCCAGGACGCCTTTCCGCCGCAGTACGGCCTTGGCCAGGTCCCGGTGCTTCTCTGGAAGTTGAAGGGAACCGGGTCAGCCGGACGGCCGCCACGCGGGGCGGAGAGGGCTGAGCCCGACCCCTCTCCCCGTGCCGAGCCCGGCGAGGCCCCTGGGGACCCTTCCCCGTACCGCCGCACACTCACGCAGCTTGGCCTGAAGGGAAGGCGCGCGCGTCACCATGTAGGGCCCTCGCTTCTCCACGGCGGCGGGAGTGCGCTCTCCCGAACGCAGGGGTCCGCTCCGTCCGAGGGCCGGCCCCGCCGCTCCCGCAGCGCGCGCCGGGACCCCGCCAGGCCGGGCTCCGGGCACCGACGGCCGCGCCCCGCGCACGCCGGGATCCGCGGTCGCCATGGCTCGGCCCCTCCCCGCGGCCGGCGGCGCGGCCTTCACGGCGGCACAGGCCCCGCCCACGTCCGACGTGACCCCGCCCACAGCCGACGAGCCTCACCCACAGCTGACGTGGCCCCGCCCACTGCTGGCgcgcggggcggggcctgccACGGCAAGATGGCTGCGTCTGCTGTGGCGGGAGGTTTCCCCCAAAGTTCCGCTTTTCCAGGGGCTGGGCTGTTCCGGGTCCGCTTGTCTCACGAGCCGGGACACCTACCGAACTGCGGAGGATGCCGGTCTCCCATGGAAATAGGCGTTTAGGCTCTGATGTGCACGCGCTCTCCCCGCTGCTCGCGGCGTGCGCTGGACGAGAGGGAGGAGCCCGTGCGGAGCTGGGAGGACTCCCAAGAGGGCGCTGGAGGCCCCAGGGAGCCGGCTGCAGGGCCTGGCGCCTTGCTCGGCCTCCCGGGGCCGGTCAAGCCTGCACCCTCGGAGTCCCGCGGGCTGGGGCACAGGGAGGATCTATCCCAGAGCCGGCTGGGTGGAGCAAGGGGACCACCTGCAAGACCTCCAGAAACACCGATATCACGTGACACAGCCTTACTCCTCATGCCCTCGGGTCACACAATGGGGTTCAGTCTGACCAGGTGGAAAATGCAGCACCAGAACCCGCTTCCAATGTCTGTGCGCCTGTGAGTCGGATGAGGGAAACGGGGAGGTGAACCCACTCGCTGCTGC from Ochotona princeps isolate mOchPri1 chromosome 6, mOchPri1.hap1, whole genome shotgun sequence encodes the following:
- the FAM219B gene encoding protein FAM219B isoform X2, with translation MATADPGVRGARPSVPGARPGGVPARAAGAAGPALGRSGPLRSGERTPAAVEKRGPYMVTRAPSLQAKLQKHRDLAKAVLRRKGVLGAPAGRPDSAGRRPVKFNKGYTALSQCPDENLVSLDSDSDGELGSRCSSGYSSSEVNQDVSRQLLQDGYHLDEIPDDEDLDLIPPKPVAASACSCCWCCPGDSACTLQ
- the FAM219B gene encoding protein FAM219B isoform X1 — translated: MATADPGVRGARPSVPGARPGGVPARAAGAAGPALGRSGPLRSGERTPAAVEKRGPYMVTRAPSLQAKLQKHRDLAKAVLRRKGVLGAPAGRPDSAGRRPVKFNKGYTALSQCPDENLVSLDSDSDGELGSRCSSGYSSSEQVNQDVSRQLLQDGYHLDEIPDDEDLDLIPPKPVAASACSCCWCCPGDSACTLQ